The Diceros bicornis minor isolate mBicDic1 unplaced genomic scaffold, mDicBic1.mat.cur scaffold_526_ctg1, whole genome shotgun sequence sequence ttcagacctttgctgtgaccagaatgacaagtgtaagcacccctgcgtatgtctgggaagagttagtgtgtcaaggagaaggctcccttgtgcagagactcacatgaagaagcgagtttgactagggaagatcagaaatgtggccagtgtggctggaggaaacCTGACAAAAGAGATTGAGGGGAGataagagggtgatcaggctggatcctgggacatggtagactgttactttctgttcctctgtgacaaaattactccaaaacctatcacctatacagtacaaatatataacatctcataatttctgtgagccaagcatctggcatggcttaactgggtgcctctgtctcaaagtctctgtgaagcaggtttGTGGTCtgaacagggctcaaatgggggaggattcccacccaagatcacgcACATGGGTTTTGGCAGGATTCATtcggactgagagtctgagctcctgtctgtctgttgtctggacactccctcagttctctcctatggagcctctacatagtgcaactgaaaacatcagcacttgcattcccagttctggtgatttgatagagagagagagcgagcgagcgagagagagagagagatggaaacagaaggagggaggtaagtagggaacccaagtaagccagaaagcaggaagtgaaagacattttgtaattaaaacttggaagtgacatcccatcaccttggctgtgttctgttgttcagaagccagatactgaccacttagtggtgacacaaggatgtgcacttcaggaggcagggaacattggggccattgtggaggctgcccaccacataggccaatgtgaggcacttgggactgattctgagtaaaacagggggccgtggaagggttaatgccagtggatcacaatgtctgaatttcctctaatttcaactccttaaggatgcagacctgaaaatgaggcccagaggggcagtcactttcccaagatcacacatctggaacccagagaagatCTGACTGGtagtctatgtgatgtcctactccttcttgtacttcctccatctctaagtgtgtacattagacacatgtgacaccagcccacaggtgttgtacgtattatcacatgtaccctgacaaggtccctaggaagctgtttttagcccaatcctcattgtgcagcttgggagactggggagatcttgagaggcacagcagcttttccaggacacagaactggtaggaaaaaagaggtctgacttcagctctgtctcctcaaagctgggcccctggatccactcccaaggagcagtggggagggtggtgatgggtatttgtgcacagtgatggagatgacacgagcaaagagggagagcagccaacagcctagagggggctttgggtgTGTCTGATTGAATAAAGGGGCCAAGTATTAGAACCTTGaacaagtgacctcacttccttggtgacagcccccaacagaacttagaactctggttaccaggcacccacactgtaatcaCAGCCTCATGTCCAGTTCATTttagtggagacactcgacacagcaggatgttctcatgttgtcccgtgactttccgagcctctggcccccggaaagcccagaatgagagcatgttaagtcgttttaggcattggctcagccctcacctcgaatgtccgtggccttttggcaggaggaaccatcaggtaacagtgtgggccagggcaggccactctaggtcaggccagaactgtgatcccaaaaggacagccccacaccacttgacactcattgtgtgtgtgtgtgtgggagatggagttagggaagctggggatgaggaggacccagcctgggcaggagcaggaagctagatggtgggagtcgggcagtgtgtcatgttcatactcaagatcttggctgcaggagatgacggtgagtgctggggaccaacctcctgtatctgcatgtgaatcctgggccctcaaagtgtcctggcattccttccctggtggagtctatgcagattcccctctgtgcctgatctgtgggggtgtttccccctgtggcaaagtccaggcaggcccctgatccctcctggcctgactgctgggcactgtcactgcagagctgcacccaagagatggtcgaggagctggtggatggttccagttcaccctctccctggaaggaacacaagtgcaccagtccatTAATGACCAGGGCTtccctgaggtgagtgtgggtgcagaggtgtcttcacacacaggactctgagatgaccaaggcagtactagaatgaagactcaaatctgagaacccccTGGACTCCCCGCCACCAGAATTTTTtcactagagtaccccacagtCCAACTCTCAAAAGAATCTGGACCTCCAATCTTCcacaccagctacacaggagggtagaaagtcacctcagtcctcctggtggttcactgtgatatcacttactgtatgtccctcctcctctcccccagtgtgaggatgagttcactgtgaatttaaatgaggcctgcaggatgcgtgccctccaggcaggcatgatggagaagctgacagagtccatgtcaccggctttcctgagtaggaacacgtccagcttcaccaccttcatggtcaactactcggccttagacacatcccaacgggtcctggaccagctgtttactagctgagtagccacaccctcctcagcacagtggtgactctgcccactgccagctgtgtaccttgggcaaatccccacatctctctgagcctcagtttgctcttctgaaaagtaggggagggggataaatttcatggtgatcttgtagggactaatgggatcagcaatgacaggtgcttacctggtgcctggatctgcagagagggctgtggacgtgctgtggtagtccatggtgtttatttttctcttcgccgtgaaaagtagtctgcctcactgatctctaggatgtggcctttctgagtgtggaaaaacacatggaaagcaccctgtcaaggagttgagattccatgcagctggtcctgatccttttccttgggctagccaattaaggatctctggggcagcagagaggccctaggcccactcaagtgtctgggatggtctggttGATCCTCATCcattcaagtgtgtagattaagcacctactacatgcaggacttttggagacacttagtaaagtcagtgaatgaaggagacacaatcgctgtgcctcaattgtcgtctgagagtcagacagtgacattagacatctttcgcaggtcctgtcttccatggtacatcccaagtgatgccctgatagcctcctttatagaTGGAGCCATCTTCCCtttttccagccaggagggcagagcacaggaccatctaaaaaattgagtggtctttgggtccagaataAGGGCTTCCTGTCCctacagaacaaggtgtggagggagagatgggggctgtggctggggcgggcctgtcagaaccttgcgtctcacacatcttttgattcccaagggaaggctgaggtctggtggcttccactccaggaagacaggagtcaaagagctatggatgggtgccaggacccctgggaagcagaggggtggctaggctgagttgtctccaagagacaCATTCCATCACAGACCCATGTTAATCTGtctcttctccatatccacctcttctgaccatcacctccaggcccaagacaggaggtctgtgagcaacccgctcaaaaaccggcctttgctcaatccagttgcacaagtacatggagggttgggctgggctgtgtcccggcccttcaggagaagagagtcagcaggaagagagtcacgacaggctctgtgttcaacttgctggatgagcaggggctcatcCCCAGGATGGGAACGGGCAGGCATTGGTGCcttgcatgagaagtgtgcaGGGAAAggacaggcctctgactctgttgccaaattgcctcccccagtgccatctcttctctggtgggaacctgcctggacccagggcaggatttctgggaacccctgcactttccctgcttcaaGATGAAGCTgacatctctgcatctcagcttgcctggctcggagctggggaGCCACGCCTACTTTCTCCAGCTCCAGCTGGAGTATCCAAGGCacattgaggcagatctggaaggtgagaagactgcagtctgggaagatgatttgaaggatcttcaaagtctagtttcccttaaaggcagtggggtctttcctgactTTGACAGGGACCgtggaagtcagctacttgagtgacactgtttctttctcctgctgcagtaccatctccagagctccctccagctccagagccagagcaagggccatctccacggctagatccagctccagcactagtttcaccacctgtgctagagctggagccagtatcacctccatcagtccctccaggaccagagccaccaccaacatcagctccagccccagtgccagctcctgagctggagccagctggaccattggctccagggagaatcctcactccacctggagagataacagcagagccagatccagccccagagcccgcctgcccctgggatgtgaccagcaagaacctgctgagggaggagaagcctgacttcttggagttccctctcCGGCTTGTGGCAGAGCAgtggacactgatggatgtggtgagcagcggggctctcagggccggTGGGGTCGGCCTTTGCTGTGCcttgagctgccccacacctgccatttcctgatccagaatcccatgatctcggtccagcttccctgcttaccctcatgtgacctgagcagacttCTTAATTCCCAAgcttttgctgtcctcatgtggacagtagagatggacactgagagcagctgccatgcagactggctgtgcagatggacgaggtggagcagagaggacgttgggcagagtctgcgctttggtggagcggagcacactgaagtgctgtcttgtcctgggtagttcactcatttgcccaggaggcctcaacagcctcagcactaattaagcacctcatgtgtacatgactacaaggcagaaaaacaaagcccgtggttgttgctgccttgtaGAAATGTGCCACTGAAAGAGGCAACAGAccctaggatggtcagaatgggtgggagatgcccctagagacggtcaagcaggagccgagttctggtgcttggaggaagtgagactgtgcagcgagcaaatgccacttccctgcgccacagtatcatgtcctgggtcatcctgtgctgggtgtcctcaggggacacaggcaacacccagggactcacacaagcctcaggccgcattatcagcttcctgagctcaggCTCTCACCTCTGActcagcctgggactgggggctgcggacgctgagctgggctgtgccagggctgggtgacatgccctgtcctccccaggagctcttcaagaaagtgatgccccacgacttcctggactccatctggtcccagtgtgacaacaggggcaatgaacacctggcacccaccatccatgccaacacgacccactttaacagaatggtcgaatgtgtcgtcaccacctgcattggggacccgagcatgatggtccaggacagggccagggtggtggagctctgaatCCAGGtaaccaaggtaagatgtgggaggccctgagagcccctctctggagtcgggggaactgccccttctcctttctcagctctcgtGTTTGAAGTCTGTGTTCTGAGCacttgcacaatccttaggcccctcctgccagtgcctcgatgacctgactcctggtcccagtggtgggaagctcaccccttcctgggctccttccttggcttgagctaaaatcctcctcctggaagtattcctcatcaggttccagctgtgcctttcctgggttccctgagccgctgtttCCTCCAGGACaagagacgtcaatgaggcgacagaagccagaggaagcagggctccagctccctctcacagctcattctcttcccttccccaggaatgccaaggcctgaggaacttTTTCTCACTCCAtgtgatcctctgggctctgcagggcccctccattcagcatttaaaagagacatggagatgggtgtccaggtgggtaggcctctctccatgcttgtaccacctgggtggaccagaccccgcacagggctggcattgcccttcagtcagttgggacctcctgggagacagcaaaccctggcgatagAGTCTGACATGGTTggaaggcttggagtctttctgaaaatttaggccagtggttctgcttcaggaatcagtttccctaagtgacagatcctggcttgagccaaattgaaggttttcaagtattttcaacaacagaactctctgtccacatgaaattaagactgtttaaaacacatctgctgagaagataagagaatggaggccccaggtgacaataggagagccccctccccagtcccagacacctcagggctcagaggacacagtgaaaacgctcatccaggctgtctggatcttctgggttttcaaacaaaaggaatttaccctcaaaccactccatagtgtttctttccttttttccctcctcaggaagaactggacaaaacttaaaaagttgatgaaaactagccagcgggagagcaggaagctgctcaaggaggtgagtggaggctggagatctggaaggaggggaggtgagggggggagagaccaggcaggatgtgctttgggaagtttttcatttaaggttccatgagaaataacggtctgtcttgtccagcttgacaggaagcaggGGGTATGAgctgcaggggctggtggggactgtttggggcaggacgccttggtcacgggatacagaggtgtcgcctggactgttccaggaggtgaggagctggcagaatgagcaggtctctggcttccatgcggacccatcagctggccctcttcctccaggctggtgggtggatggagtgggtgggggttcctttcttcctaaagcagcccagcctgtcctcaggaagccaggctcctgctgctccttctgtcttcactgcacatcgcaggggagggcactctgcctgccccagggatgggcactgtgaggtcacacaggtcttgtggacacaggggctgcccagccttgggccaaatggtggatctgggacagaactgtgtgctctctgggactgtgtgaTCTAGCcctatagtggtcactgctgacaaaccagtgagtctcgcccggtggcttgttgacaaagatacaccccagatggcaatgagaattatcggggaacctacagatccttaatggaccttcctgagaggacattagaagtttccaagtgaaaaaggatgcaaatgtcaccattacacagtgccatgGTCACCCCctccactgtcactcagatgtggcacaaagGGGTCCCCGTCCCCcttggaggagttctgtgcagggttcatcctgaggggattctagggagctgaggcctttggcatggcctcaggtccagcctggtgtcagagaatctcagggggctggaaaacacagaatccacttggataagactccgagacaccttgtgccacccgatccatggctcaggctgactgagggcctcaacacaccccgagagtcaggagaacaggaccttggtcagaggtgtgtctggaggaggagtgaaggccaggggccaggccctttggctgggaggtggggacggtctcctctgtgggcccctgagcaagtcactgcccctctgtgggcctcggtctcctcatctgggaaatggagggagatgatctgtggtgcaggcctcacaagagtgatgaggtacaagggggagaggaatgtgcaggagatttgcgctcctcctccttgaggggggaggggagagtactggtgacagtcagatgacactgagtcctcaggggaccctgggaggcctgggagtcctcctcacactttcctgataaggagagaggcttaggggcctgggcaggcctgagggagcagaggagggagtgttggaaatgcgagtgatctagaatcagagcactctggaatgggagcagccatagacaccagatgtccgaggtccaggatcaggggcctgggagacacggggaagggagcatggcctccctgagcctgtccttgaccctgcaggacgtgacctctgtgtgggccaccttagagatggatccccagggagcccaggagagacagcagcagcaggtgagggggcctgagggggagggtgtcagaggaggaggtctctctcctcacggcttgaggcctccctaagagaggggtccctcctcctccagcccagctcctggagccccagagcctgctatgcctgccctggaagtgaccaggaggaggcctgggagggctgggcccaggatgaaatagagaggggaggggcagggagcacatactctGGGATTTGACAAAAGCCGCCCctaggaggtgactggggaatttgggtggtcctggagggggcaactgaggggaggccgctgagggtcctaggctgctctctgtgggagtctgtggtgggcaggaggctggggtgaagggatttgggggagggtcaatGGGGACACCTGAGatgtgggactcatctcaccactcccaccctgaattcacagggtgtcgtccccttcctgggcacgttcctctatcacctgaagctgctggacattgggatggaggatgatctggaagtgagtgagcctggaggtggggccagggagaagtatcctgaggtttgggaggcgatagccctgcactgggccctgagctctcagtacctggcaaaccttctctcatgagagccccatggccacccctgggagctggagagtcaggcccatcttagcaatgcatgaatagacgtcccacgtaagccccccaccaggctccctgggctggtgaagctcagagctgcctgtctgcagagctgcaggaggctgtgtctgagctgcactcagcctccccctcaggtcctgcccctgggggagtgccatcagcccctgcaagtgaggaagaacttctgtggtccagctgtcccttcctccctgaggccccagtctccccatctgtcatcagagagggtgtgctacataaggtctctggcctcagctcccctgtccctcctgctctggagcccagagcctggcccagtgtcaagttctctttgtggaaggtctgccctctgctgggccctgacgttcctgcagcctgagaaggggtgggatgggggttagttatgggcttagggggctgtttctgatggacattggctgtctcccttccagggaaatcaggCCAACTTCCAGAAAGGATGTGAGgtgagcaggggtggggagggtggggaagtggatatcACAGAGCTCCCCTAGCAAgacattctctggcctcatcccttgggtcagatccacaaagctgggaatcccatcacgttggtgaGTGTAgggggggctggcatcaaggacatcttcctggatgaggaactaattcaagccaactgtgagaacaggcaagtcctgaatggagtgggaaggaaagagggttcccgagtgagcacagaccccagaccagatcctcactccccacaagtccctggcagggttccccacccaagccctgtctgaatcctgtccttcctcccagaaattcaaagtcatcaggaggatccagctgctccagcaggctgcaaatgcgtatgacctggagcGAGAAGaacgatttggggcctggttccaggccatggagcccatcagtgtccatgagaggtgggggggacaggaggtgggtgagggcagggtagactctctctgatgaccagctccagagcctgtggcctggctcgctaatcagcctcagaactcgtagcgtggtgacccatggggcactgggactcagctgctggcaggctctgggaggggcacctgaggtgtggctcctggtagctcacaggtccactctgtcctgtagctactgtgtctcctgccagctggagcctgcacaccagaaggcgagtaaaatgcggctcttcaagagaaagaggaaccggacatcatCCAgcttagggccgagtgagtgttgggaccagcagcgactgaatccaggggctcagtacagcttcaggctaagcatgggcctggatcccagctccactgctgaccaggcctgggacgggccgctcccctctcctctctgggattcagttgc is a genomic window containing:
- the LOC131403009 gene encoding ral guanine nucleotide dissociation stimulator-like, translated to MKTSQRESRKLLKEDVTSVWATLEMDPQGAQERQQQQGVVPFLGTFLYHLKLLDIGMEDDLEVSEPGGGAREKYPEVWEAIALHWALSSQYLANLLS